The Desulfuromonas versatilis genome has a segment encoding these proteins:
- a CDS encoding DUF995 domain-containing protein, with translation MRSAKLLLPLAFALLLFGCALPAKKAPSKAAVALPAGTLKVDQVRALFAEKTVESVTGAGRLSQTYYLADGTLHQWQDGEIRTGTWRVNKKGRICLAMEGGKEKCRIIVKEPGGYAKYVVKKSGRHRRVVTYRSFKDGNPLGL, from the coding sequence ATGCGATCCGCGAAACTGTTGCTCCCGCTGGCGTTCGCCCTGTTGCTCTTCGGCTGCGCCCTTCCCGCAAAAAAAGCCCCTTCCAAGGCCGCTGTGGCGCTGCCTGCCGGCACACTCAAGGTCGACCAGGTGCGGGCGCTTTTTGCGGAGAAGACGGTGGAGTCGGTGACCGGCGCGGGCCGGCTCAGCCAGACTTACTACCTGGCCGACGGGACCCTGCATCAATGGCAGGACGGGGAAATCAGGACCGGGACCTGGCGGGTGAACAAGAAAGGGCGGATCTGCCTGGCGATGGAAGGCGGCAAGGAGAAGTGCCGGATCATCGTCAAGGAGCCCGGCGGCTACGCCAAGTACGTGGTCAAAAAAAGCGGCCGACATCGCCGGGTGGTGACCTACCGCAGTTTCAAGGACGGCAACCCCCTCGGGTTGTAG